The following is a genomic window from Streptomyces chrestomyceticus JCM 4735.
CGGCCGCCCGTCGGGGTACCCCTACCGGCGGTGCGCACCCCGCCGGGCGGAGCCGGGGCTCCGGGAATCTCAGGAGGCAACGGCCGCGGCCTGCGGCACCGGCTGCGTGAGGCTCCGGCCCATCAGCGGCGACAGGATCGTGGCCGTACTGGCGATCTCCCGCATGTCGGCCTCCAGCAGGGCCTGGTCGCCGTCGCACCGCGCCGTCTCCGGCGCCGGATGCACATCGATCATGACGCCGTCCGCGCCGACCGCCAGCGCCGCCCGCATCAGCGGCAGGACCAGTTCCCGGCGGCCGCCCGAGTGCGACGGGTCCACGATCACCGGCAGGTGCGACAGCCGCTGGACCACCGGCACCGCGCTGATGTCCAGCGTGTTGCGGGTCCGCGTCTCGAACGTACGGATGCCGCGCTCGCACAGCACGATGTCCAGGTTGCCGCGCTGCGCGATGTACTCGGCGGCCATCAGCCACTCGTCGATGGTCGCGCCGAACCCGCGCTTGAGCAGCACGGGTTTGCCCGCGGAGCCCACCGCCTGGAGCAGCGCGAAGTTCTGCATGTTGCGGGTGCCGACCTGGAGCATGTCCGCGTAGGAGGCGACCAGTTCGACACTGCCCGGGTCGATGACCTCGGTGACCACCGGCAGCCCGGTCTCGGCCCGCACGTCGGCGAGAATGCGCAGCCCGGTCTCGCCCAGCCCCTGGTAGGCGTACGGCGAGGTGCGCGGCTTGAACGCGCCGCCGCGCAGCAGCGCGGCCCCGGCGGTCTGCGCCATCCGCGCCGCGGCGAGCGTCTGCTCGGCGGACTCCACCGCGCACGGGCCCGCGATGACGGACAGGGTGTCGGGCCCGATCGGCACACCGCCGACCCGCACGACCGAGCGGGCCGGGTGGTGCTCCCGGCTCACCAGCTTGTGCGGCACGGAGATCCGTACGACGTCGAGAACGCCCCTGCGGCTGCGCAGGTTGAGCGCCTCGAACTCGTCCACGTCCCCGACGAGTCCGACGATCGTCCGGGTCACCCCCCGGCTGACGAAGGCGTCACCTCCCGCCGAGCGCACCAGGCCGACGACGGTGTCGACATCCTCCTGCGTGGCCCCGGGGGCCATCACCACCACCATGAGGGGTTCCTCCCGTTGAGTGGCCGGCACCGGCCGGCCGGATGTGGTTGGACGAGAAACCGGCGCCCGCCCGCACCGCCGTGCGCACCCGCCCGCCAACTCCGGTCGAGCCGCCGCAACGCGACAACTCCCTTGCCGGTCAATGGAGTTCGCGGCTTTTGATAGCGCCGTCAATCATTCCACACGCCCGCGCCGGACTGTCCAACCGCGCAACGTCGACCGCGGCACCGCACGCCCGCCCCGCACTCGGGCCTGTCCCCGGCTCCCACTCCCCCTCCCCCCCACCTCCTATCCGGCACGCAAGCAGTCCCGCTGGGCACCGTCCCCGCACCCGTCGAGACCGCTGTCCTCCACGGTGTCCGGCTCCAGCCGCGTCGCCAGGTCGGTACGGCGCTGCACGCCCAGCTTCCGGTACGCCCGGGTCAGATGCTGCTCCACGGTGCTGATCGTGATGAACAGCGCCGCGGCGATCTGCCGGTTGGTGTAGCCACGGGCGGCGAGCGTCGCGACCCGCAGCTCCGCACCGCTCAGCTCGGCGGGCGGGTGTCCGGCGCAGCCCGCCCCGGACCGCTCGGGCGGGCAGGCGCTCGCCGCGCCGACCGGCGACGCCTTCAGGACGGGCGCCTTGATGCCGCACTCCCGCATCAGTTGCTGCGCCTTGCGCGCCGCGATCCGTGCCCGGCTGTCGTCGTTCATGTCCCAGTAGCTGTACGACAGTTCCGCCATGGCGTACGCCAGCTCCAGCCGGTGCCCGCCGCGCTGGAGGATGTCCATCGCCTCCCCCAGGAGCCGCGGCCGCTCCGCGCGCTCGGCCAGCGACGCCAGCACCCGCAGCGCCACACCCCGCGTCCACAGCGGGCGGCGCCCGGTACGGACCAGCTCCTCCTCCAGCAGGCCCCGCGCGCGGCGGTCGTCCCCCAGCGCGACATGGACCTGCGCGGCGTCGGTCCGCCACGGCACCAGCCCGGACAGGTCGAGCCGCCACCGCGCCATCAGGTCACCGCAGCGGTGGAAGTCCTCCAGCGCGGCGTACGGCCGGCCGGCGGCGAGCTGGTAGTGGCCGCGGGCCCAGAGATACAGCAGCCCGGCGGGCGTCCGGAACGCCGCGTCGGGCACGGGGACCTTCAGGTGGGCCACCGCCTCGTCCAGCCGTCCCGTGGCGGCCTTCGTGTACAGCAGCGCGGCGACCGGGGCGGCCACGGCCGCCCCCCACCCTTCGGGCGGGACGACGGTGAGCGCGGTGTGCGCCGAATCCTCCGCCGCGGCCAGCTCGCCGAGCCGGATCTCGATGAACGCCTTGGCCGAGGCGAACAGCGACTGCCACATGGGCGTGCGGTGCTCCCGCGCCTCCGCGAGCAGGATCTCGCACCAGCGGGCCGCCTCCGGCAGCCCGTCGGCGACGATGAGCGCGACCAGCGCCGCCAGCCCCGCCGCCGGAGTACGGTCCTCCGGCCGGGTCTCCTGGAGAATCCGCTCCGCGCGCCCGGTCACGTCGCCGGTCACCCGCTGGTCCAGCACGGAGGCCATCAGGGCGAGCGCGCGCTGCTGGGTGTCCTGTTCGGGCGTCAGGCCGGGGGCCCGGGCACCCGCCGCCGTACCGCGGTACGGGCCCGCGGCCACCTCGGCGCGGTACTTCCCCGCCAGCCCCGGATACCCGTAAGCGAACCAGAACCGCACCGACTCCAGCCCCACCCCCGTACAGCCCTCCCCCTCTCCCTCCTCCACGATCCGCAACACCTCCAAGGCATCGTCCGCCCTGCCGAACCACAGCAGATGGCCGACCAGTTCCCTCATGGCGCGCGCGGTGAGCCGCCCGGCGGGTGCCGCCTCGGTGAGCGCCGACAGGTGCCGTACGGCGGCGGACGGATCGACCCGCCACCCGGCCCGTACCAGGGCGAGCCTGACCTCCAGCAGTTGCTGTTCGTCCGCACAGCCGTCCCTGGCCACGCGCAGGCAGTCCAGCGCGGTGCCCACCTCGTCGCGGGCCAGCGCCGCCTCCGCCGCCTCCAGCAGCACGGGCAGCGCCCACGGCGCGTCCACGGTCTCCGCGGCGACGAGGTGGCGGGCGAGTGCGGTCGCCGGCGCACCGCGCTCGTACAGCACCTGGGCGACCCGGGCCTCCAGGCGCGCGCTGCGCGGCGGTTCCGCCCGCCGCAGCACCGCCGTCCGCCCCGCCTCGTGACGGAACCGGCCATCGGCGAGCAACCCCATGTCGTGCAGGGCGCGCAGGGCGCGTTCGCCGGCCTGGCGGGACACCCCGAGCAGTTCGGCGGACCCGCCGTGCGCGGCCCGCTCCCCGAGCACCGCCAGCAGCCACGCGGTACGCCGCGTGACGTCGTCGCTGCGGCTCAGGCACTGCGCCACGGCGCGCTCGTACGCCTCTCCGGGCACCGGCCCGGCGGCCCCGGCCCGCTCCGCGTCCGCGTAGTCGTCCAGCAGCGCCTCCATCAGCAGCGGACTGCCGCCGCTCAGCCGGTGGAATTCCGCAACGGGCGGCGCCGAACGCCGCCCTTTCTGCCCGGCGGCCAGCATGGCGACGACACCGTCCCGCGGCAACGGACCGACGTGCAGGAATCGGCACGCCGGACCGCGCAGCAATTCCCGCCGCGCCGGACTGTCCTCCCACGCCGTACCACTGCTTTCCCCGAGAACCACCAGAATCCTGCTGACGGCCAGCCGCCGCACCACATACAGCACACATTCCAGCGAATAGGCGTCGGCCTGATGGGCATCGTCGATACACACGACGACCGGCCGCTTCCTGGCCTGGGCGAACAGAATGCCGCACACCCGGGGAACGACGTTCACGGCGACTTCCGCGGGAATGGCCCCCGCGGCCGCCCGCACCGGCGCGCCACCGCCCCCGGCCGGCGGCGGCAGCCACACCACCGGTTCCACCCCCTCACCGGCCAGCTCCGCACTCCGCAGCAGTCGCCCCGCCACGCGCAGCGGCACGTCCTTCTCCGCCGCGGCCGCCGTGGCCTGCAACCACAGGGCCCCGGTGGGCGCGCCCCGCTCCCGGAAGGCACGCAGCAGGGCCGTCTTGCCACTGCCCACCGCGCCGCCGACCACCACCGCTCCGCCACGCCCGGCCGCGCAGGCGTCGAGCAGGCCCTCCAGGACGGAGAGCTCCGTGTCCCGCTCCACCAACTTCATGAGCCGGTTCACCCCCGTATCCGGACTCGCGTTGTTCAGTTGGACGGATATCCAGCCGCTACCGACCCTTCGGCTCCCACGGTCACAGGAAATCCACACCGGCCGATTGTCCCGGCCTCCGGAACGGTCACCGCCCGCGTCCGCACCCCGGCGCCGACCGCCCCGCCTAACATGTTCCGTATTACCTCAACATTACCCCGGCCCGGCCCTCCGACCAGGCCGCCCCGGAAAGTATTTCAGGAGTCCACCATTCCCCTCCGGGCCCCTCCCCGCGACCTCCCCCAAAACCCTCACTACCCGTAACGAAAAGCCCCGCAAAACCCCCCTGATTCCACCCCAGGAGATACACCGCCCCCTCCCCACCCGAATACATCACCCTTCCCGCCACCCTCGAACGCTCCATGGGCGCCGACCGTCGCCACGGCCTCAGCCGCATCGCGGTGACCTCACCCACAGGGACGAGGACGGAGACGACGACGGGGGCGGCTACGGCCAGGGTGACAACGACAAGACCCCACGGTCCGCGAGGGACCGTGGGGTCTTGAGCTGTGGGACGTTCACGAGTTCCCTTGACCAGGCACAACAGGACTAATTGATGTTGAGGTTCCCGCGGCCCGCAAGATCACTCCCCGAGAGCATGCATATGCATTTATTGAACCCGCACCTACGCCCTGAGATAGTAGGGCCTTACCCGCTGAGGAGGGGTGAGACTCCCTCGGCTCCTCAGCGGGAAGCTTCATTCGTCGTCATCCCCGTCATCGAGGTCAAAGTCGAAGGTCAGCTGGCCCGACAGAGCGTCGTCCGGCGCGGCCGCAGCCTGGGGCTCCGTCGGGTCCAAAGCCTCCTCGATCTCGTGAGGCAGAGCGTAATCGTCCGCGAGTCGCGCGAGGTGGAGGATCAAGGGCAGAGCCAACCCCTCGCGACCAGCACGGTAGTCCTCGCTGAAACGCTGCTGGTGGACGAATGCGGCCCATGCTTCCGCATCGTCACCGGGCTGAAGGCACGCGACGGTCAGTTCGAGGAGGTCCGGATTCCAGGCGTTCGCCGTCGGCCGGTAGGCGTTGTTGCCCGAGGCGTTGGTGTGCGGAGTGAGTTTGGCGTCGTCGTTGGTGAGATTTGGCTGCGAGCCGGACTTGCCGGTCGTGCTGTAGAAGACGCGGTCCGAGTCACCCCGCACTCCGGGCCGCCACAGCCCCATCGCGATGCCCCCACGTTGCTGGCCCTCCAACTTGGGAGAGAGTTCCTCCGCCTCGGCCCAGCACTGTGCCGTTTCGTCCCGGCTGCCATCGGCGATCCGAACGATACGAAGCTGCTTGCCGTACAGACCGATCCGCTGAAGGGGACCCCCGTCGAGGCCGAGCCTGTCCCGTTCCAGACCGTCGTTCCTCAGCCACGGCCAGCGCTTGCGGACGTCCTGGGCGTGGGCCAGGACGAGCGTCGGGGTGCTGCGCAGTTGTGCGAGGGTCTTTTTGACGAAGGCCGCCATGAGGGCCGACTGCTCGGCGCTGTTCTTCCTGCCTTCGACCCTTCCCGTCAATGACTTGAGGAGTTCGGAGTACGGCACCCATGCCTGCATGTCGGCCGACTTGCCCAGCACGCATTTCGCGCCCGGTCGGATGAGCACCGCGATCGGCGTAAACTGTTGCTTGCCCATGGGCCCGTCAAGGCGGCGTTCCACGAGGTGGAAGGCCACCTGGTTCAGGTTCGCGGGGATGAGCGTGTCACCGAGCGTGTGCTGAGGCACCAGCCGCATGCCGGTCTGGCGCAGGCCGTCCGACCAGGCCGCGGTGGCACGGAGACCTGCATCGGCGAGAGCCTCGTCCGCCTCCGCATCCGGGTCTAGTGGACGGATGAATTGGGTCACCAGGCCGGCGTCCGCGCAGCCGAGGCGGATCGCATGCTTGGGGTCGGTCCGTCGCTTGGCGTGGCGGAAGGCATCCTGCCCGTCGAGCTCCACGAAGGCCAGCCGCGCCCCGGGGACGGCTTTCCGCAGGGCGGACATGGCCAGCGCGACACCGATACGGCGCTCCTCGATGGCCCTGTCGTGTTCCTGTCCCCGGCGTGGCACGCCGTCGCCTCCCAGCGGTGCACCGAGAGCGCCCAGTGGCCGCGCGTGCAGCCGGACGGTCAGCTCCTCCGCCTCCCACACCCAGGTATCGGGACCCTGCTCACGCCGGTGCCCGGCCAGCCCCAGCCCCGTCTCCGCCGCTGCGATCATCTGATCGCGGATGGCGTCGTTCTGGTGGAGCACGACCGCGGTGAGGTCTTCCCCTTCGAGAGCTTCGGCCAGGCGTGTCCGCAGAACCTGAGCGTTGTGGGCCGCGTTCAGCTCACGCTGGTCCAGGATGACCGCGCGCTCTTCGGGATCCTTCTCTTCCATGTTCTTGGGAATGGACGGCAGCTTCTTGAGCTGCTTCTTGGGCGGCCGCGCGTACGCACTGCGCTCGAGCTTCGGAACGGAGACGAACTCGGGAGCGATCGCCTGCTCCGCCCACTCGATCAGCCGTCGGTGTTCGCTGGGCATCAGTCCGGTGCCGATCGTGTGCCTCCCCATGGCCGCCTGGTGCCCGATCGCGATCCGGATGCCCTCCCGGCCGTGGATCCAGTGGTCGGCCTCCTTCACCAGCCGGTCCGGGGACGGCAGTGCGTCGAGTGCGCTGATCCCGGCGAGCATTCCTTCTGCTCCGCCCTGACGCCAGTCCGTGGTGCCGTTCTTCCACTCCAGCATGGCGACGGCGAAACGCTGCGGCTGCGGACCGTCATGGACGAGGGAGTCGTCCGGGAGCAGGTACGCGGACACGCCCTTGCCGTATGGCATGTAGACCTTGCCGGTGACAAACCGACGCACGCCGGCGGCCACGTGGACGCGCGGGACGGGTGAGAAGGGAACGGTGCGCACGGTGATGCGGAGGGTCGCCGCATAGTAGGCCGACTTGCCGTCGCCGCCACCGCGCCGCCCGGGTACGTACCCGATCACGTTCGACATCAGCTCGGCGCCCCCGCTTCCCTGCCCCCTGGCCCCCGTGCGGCCGGCGACCTGCCGGAACGACAGCTGCTGCCCGTGGTGTTCGTACGCGCCCTGGCGCGCGATCCTTTCGGCGAGGACGTCGGGAAGCAACCGGTACACATGGGGTGCAGGCAGAGCGGTTCCTCCGGGCGACACCTTCTGCTCGAGGAGGTCGACCCTGCCGGGCCGCCAGCTGAGAGCCGCGGTGTCGAGGTCACGAAAGCAGTTCATCAGCAGGGCCGCGGTCTCGGGATCGCCGGCATCGCGCGGGAGGCTCTTGAGCCAGGTGGCGATGTAGAGGTTCGTCACCGCCATCGGGTACGCGTCCTGGCAGTACAGCCAGGGGTTCTCCGAACCGAACCGTGCCGTGGAGTCGACCGCGACGATGTCCGGCGCGGTGGCGCGCATCAGCTGGTTGACAGCCGCTGTGGGTACGCGGCGCCGTCGCTCAGCCTGCCCCTCGGTCATTCCACCGTGGTAGAGGCGCAGGAGTGGTTCCTCCCAGTGGGCGGGCAGGGAGAGCGTGTGCATCGGGACGACGAAGGGTCCCCGTGCCGGGTCGGGCAGGTACGCAGCCGGACGGTTGTACTGGTAGGGCATAGTGTCGGTTCTCCTCGGAGCAAGGCGTGAAGTCTTCGGACGCGACGCGAACACGTCGGGGGTGAGGTGTGGTGTGGTGACGGATGCCGTCAGCCCATGTCCACCAGGGCGCGGTAGAGCGGTTCGTACAGCTCACGGACCAGGGACTTGCCGATCGGGGCAAGGTGCCGCTCCGCCGTGTTCCCGTCCTCGAAGTAGGGGGCGAGCACCTCACGCATGCTCGCCAGCAGGCTGGTGTCGGGGGTGTCCGTGTCCTGGAATCCGGCTTCTCTGGGAGAGAAGGCCGCGTCGACGAAGACCACCCGGGCCGGCGCGCCGCCGCGCACCAGACGACCGATGACCTGCCACATGACGACGAGCTGGTCCCAGGTGAACGCTGCCTTCTCCTCGTCCCGCAGGCTGGACCAGGCCAATCGTCGGGTGAGGAAGCGGTTCCACTGACGGCGTGCGCGGCTGCGGAACGCCGCGGCCGCCTGGTCGGGGGTGACGGCGGCGAGCGCGTTCTGCCTGAAGGATCCGTCGGCATCCCGGAGTTGGCGTACGGCCCAGTCGTTGATGGACTGGATGGCGAGTGAGATGTCGTCGGGCCGAGGGTGTGGGCGTGCCAGGAAGTAGACCGTGCCGATGGCCGCCTTGCCATCGCGCAGGACGATGTTGTGTCCCCGCTCCACGGCGAGCAGCGGCGCGACGAGAATGTCGCCGCCGACCGAGGGGAAAGCCTTCACGTCACCGCGGGGCAGTGTCCGTGCGGCGGCGTCCTCCGGCAGCCGGGTCCAGACGGTGTCGGAGTCCGCGTCGTCGGAAACGAGTCGGGTGACGCGGCCGTTCCACTCGGGGATCTGGTTGAGGTACTCGGCGGCCCGACGTGCCTCGTCGTAGCTGCCGACGAGCAACAGGATGCGGCGGCGGTCCGGATCGTCGATCTCCTTCAGCTCGGTGTCCAGCATGCTCTCGGCGTCGGGCAGACTCCGGTCGGGCACCGCGAGCTGGTGCAGCATGTGCAGAAGGGCCTGTGGCCGTTCTTCGGGGTCGCAGCCTGACAGGCGCAGCGGCTTGGGCCGGTCATTCCCGGGCCAGTACAAGAACTCCTTGCGGAACTCGCTGCCCAGGACGGCTTCGACTTCCTCGTCGTGAGGACGCAGAACGGCACCGACGTCGGCGTGCACGTGGTACCTGCTCGACGTGCCCGCCCAGCTCGTCGCGGACATGAGCAGGACGTGCGGGCCCGGGCGGCCGTCCACGGCGCACAGCTCACCGAGCCGCATGAGCAGTTCGCGGCCCACGCCGTTGCAGTGGAAGAAGCGGAGTTCACCGCTGCGGTCACCATCGCGCTCACGGTCGTCGTGGCGGAACTGGAAGCCAAGCACGTTACCCATGGGCGACTCGGGGATGACCGCCTCGTAGTCCTTGGGGGGCCTGCGGGAGAGCACGTTCGAGGCGCTCTCGAGATTGAGGGCGGCCTCGACGCGCGGCCACAGCGTGGTCATGAAGTCGAGGCGGCTGTGCAGAGCGGAAAGGAGCAAGGTGAACTCGAAGCGCCGGGCCTGGAGGTCGGCGTCCGCGAGCACCGTGCTGTCGTCTCCGACGATGTCGGTGAGGGTGTCGCGCAGCCTCTCACGCGTCCGTGCTCCCTGGGGCGCATGCAGGAGTTCCAGGGCGAGGTGGACGAAGGTGTTCACTAAGGGTGTCACTTCATCGTCGTCTCCCGTGCTCTGCTGCTCGTGCAGCGGGTCGTCGCGGAACCGGCCGAGTGCACCGTCCAGCGTCCGGGCCGCCGCAGGCGGGCGTTCGCCCTCCTTCCGCCCCGGGAACCAGCTTTCCAGCAGCAGGTTGTGGAGGGTGAAGGCACTGAAGTAGTCGACGCTGATCCACCGCCTGAGCTTGTCGTCCTTGACGAGCAGGGCGAAGAGGCGGTCAGTGGCGGCGCTGACCGTGTTGACGGCGTTGGTCCAGTCGTCGACGTCACGGGCGGACAGCTGGAGCCGGCCGTCCCGGGCCATCTGCTGGAACTTGTGGACGGCGACCTCGTCGAACCAGGAGTTCGGGGCCTTCCCCACCAGAGTGCTGGCCGGCGCGAAGGCCGTGTCGAGCTGCATCTGCACCCGGTCGGCCTCGTCGACGATGATCAGGTCGCTGAGTCGGCACGCGAGTTCAAGATACCGGAGCTGTTCCTGGTGCTGGTGCATCGGGACGGAACTGTGCACGAGACCGGCTGGGGTGGCGACCCACACCTGTGCGTCGACCAGATCACGAGCCCCGCGGTGGCGCGGACAGCGGTTCCACAACGGGCACAGTCTCCGCTGCGGCTTCGGGCCTTGTGCGTCACGCTGCGTGCTGTACTCCTCGTCGAGGAGGGGATCGCCGTCCGTGGCCTCCTGCTCGGGGACGGTGTACAGCGTGATGCACGGTGCTTCACGGACGCCGAGCGGGCGGCGGGCTTCCAGGCCGCGCAGCACGTCGACAGGACAGGCGCTGCTGAGGTAGGCGAAGCCCGCGTTGTCGTGCCCGAGCATGGTGGCGGCGCCGGCCGTGGCGGTGCGGCGGTGCAGCCGATTGATGTTGCGCTCCCGGGTGGAGTGCCCGAGGATCGGCGCCGCCCGCACACCGAGCCGGTTGAACTGCTCCACCACGGCGAGCGTCTCGGCCACGTCACCGACGACGATGGTCACCCGGCGCGGTGTCCGGGTCACGAGGTGGTAGGTCAGGATGTCCCGGAGGGTGGACTTGCCGGCTCCCACCATCCCCACGAGGTGCAGCAGCCGGTCGATCCTCAGCCGTCCCTGTTCGGTGAAGCGGCCGAGTTCCGCGTCGCGCACAAGCAGTTTCACCCGCCGGAGCCGCCCGGCCCAGCCGCCCCGCGCCCCCTCCGGCGCCGTCGCCTCGACGGCGTCCATCTCGTCGGCGGCCTTCTCGAGCTCTTCCCAGGTGACGTCGACGGGCTCTCCATGCCCGGCCGGTGGTGCATCGAGCGCGTGAGCGCGCGGCAGGGTGTCCGTCAGCAGTTCCTCGTCGAACACCACGGAGTGGGTACGGTCCTGCACCCGGAAGGTGTGCTCTCCCTCCTCGGCGAACGGAATGGACCGCGTCGCGAACCGTGGAGCGGTGCTGAGCAGCTCTTCGAAGATCTCGAAACGGCGTGCGGCGCGCGATGGCTCCCGACGGCGCGGTACGGAGCCGGGCCCGTCGATGTCGTATCCGCGCAGGTGTTGGGGGACCTCAAGGTAGTCGGTCAGCG
Proteins encoded in this region:
- the aroF gene encoding 3-deoxy-7-phosphoheptulonate synthase, with protein sequence MVVVMAPGATQEDVDTVVGLVRSAGGDAFVSRGVTRTIVGLVGDVDEFEALNLRSRRGVLDVVRISVPHKLVSREHHPARSVVRVGGVPIGPDTLSVIAGPCAVESAEQTLAAARMAQTAGAALLRGGAFKPRTSPYAYQGLGETGLRILADVRAETGLPVVTEVIDPGSVELVASYADMLQVGTRNMQNFALLQAVGSAGKPVLLKRGFGATIDEWLMAAEYIAQRGNLDIVLCERGIRTFETRTRNTLDISAVPVVQRLSHLPVIVDPSHSGGRRELVLPLMRAALAVGADGVMIDVHPAPETARCDGDQALLEADMREIASTATILSPLMGRSLTQPVPQAAAVAS
- a CDS encoding helix-turn-helix transcriptional regulator — translated: MKLVERDTELSVLEGLLDACAAGRGGAVVVGGAVGSGKTALLRAFRERGAPTGALWLQATAAAAEKDVPLRVAGRLLRSAELAGEGVEPVVWLPPPAGGGGAPVRAAAGAIPAEVAVNVVPRVCGILFAQARKRPVVVCIDDAHQADAYSLECVLYVVRRLAVSRILVVLGESSGTAWEDSPARRELLRGPACRFLHVGPLPRDGVVAMLAAGQKGRRSAPPVAEFHRLSGGSPLLMEALLDDYADAERAGAAGPVPGEAYERAVAQCLSRSDDVTRRTAWLLAVLGERAAHGGSAELLGVSRQAGERALRALHDMGLLADGRFRHEAGRTAVLRRAEPPRSARLEARVAQVLYERGAPATALARHLVAAETVDAPWALPVLLEAAEAALARDEVGTALDCLRVARDGCADEQQLLEVRLALVRAGWRVDPSAAVRHLSALTEAAPAGRLTARAMRELVGHLLWFGRADDALEVLRIVEEGEGEGCTGVGLESVRFWFAYGYPGLAGKYRAEVAAGPYRGTAAGARAPGLTPEQDTQQRALALMASVLDQRVTGDVTGRAERILQETRPEDRTPAAGLAALVALIVADGLPEAARWCEILLAEAREHRTPMWQSLFASAKAFIEIRLGELAAAEDSAHTALTVVPPEGWGAAVAAPVAALLYTKAATGRLDEAVAHLKVPVPDAAFRTPAGLLYLWARGHYQLAAGRPYAALEDFHRCGDLMARWRLDLSGLVPWRTDAAQVHVALGDDRRARGLLEEELVRTGRRPLWTRGVALRVLASLAERAERPRLLGEAMDILQRGGHRLELAYAMAELSYSYWDMNDDSRARIAARKAQQLMRECGIKAPVLKASPVGAASACPPERSGAGCAGHPPAELSGAELRVATLAARGYTNRQIAAALFITISTVEQHLTRAYRKLGVQRRTDLATRLEPDTVEDSGLDGCGDGAQRDCLRAG
- a CDS encoding pPIWI_RE module domain-containing protein — translated: MPYQYNRPAAYLPDPARGPFVVPMHTLSLPAHWEEPLLRLYHGGMTEGQAERRRRVPTAAVNQLMRATAPDIVAVDSTARFGSENPWLYCQDAYPMAVTNLYIATWLKSLPRDAGDPETAALLMNCFRDLDTAALSWRPGRVDLLEQKVSPGGTALPAPHVYRLLPDVLAERIARQGAYEHHGQQLSFRQVAGRTGARGQGSGGAELMSNVIGYVPGRRGGGDGKSAYYAATLRITVRTVPFSPVPRVHVAAGVRRFVTGKVYMPYGKGVSAYLLPDDSLVHDGPQPQRFAVAMLEWKNGTTDWRQGGAEGMLAGISALDALPSPDRLVKEADHWIHGREGIRIAIGHQAAMGRHTIGTGLMPSEHRRLIEWAEQAIAPEFVSVPKLERSAYARPPKKQLKKLPSIPKNMEEKDPEERAVILDQRELNAAHNAQVLRTRLAEALEGEDLTAVVLHQNDAIRDQMIAAAETGLGLAGHRREQGPDTWVWEAEELTVRLHARPLGALGAPLGGDGVPRRGQEHDRAIEERRIGVALAMSALRKAVPGARLAFVELDGQDAFRHAKRRTDPKHAIRLGCADAGLVTQFIRPLDPDAEADEALADAGLRATAAWSDGLRQTGMRLVPQHTLGDTLIPANLNQVAFHLVERRLDGPMGKQQFTPIAVLIRPGAKCVLGKSADMQAWVPYSELLKSLTGRVEGRKNSAEQSALMAAFVKKTLAQLRSTPTLVLAHAQDVRKRWPWLRNDGLERDRLGLDGGPLQRIGLYGKQLRIVRIADGSRDETAQCWAEAEELSPKLEGQQRGGIAMGLWRPGVRGDSDRVFYSTTGKSGSQPNLTNDDAKLTPHTNASGNNAYRPTANAWNPDLLELTVACLQPGDDAEAWAAFVHQQRFSEDYRAGREGLALPLILHLARLADDYALPHEIEEALDPTEPQAAAAPDDALSGQLTFDFDLDDGDDDE
- a CDS encoding signal recognition particle, with the protein product MRDRRGWHRRCSPQQLTEVWPANLGSFRPGDLLDVELGLYLLEDVTPTRTAADVWPLLGGYPYSEVFGDVRTDEQRLRVLRARHYLWDMRRRRAWSEALTDYLEVPQHLRGYDIDGPGSVPRRREPSRAARRFEIFEELLSTAPRFATRSIPFAEEGEHTFRVQDRTHSVVFDEELLTDTLPRAHALDAPPAGHGEPVDVTWEELEKAADEMDAVEATAPEGARGGWAGRLRRVKLLVRDAELGRFTEQGRLRIDRLLHLVGMVGAGKSTLRDILTYHLVTRTPRRVTIVVGDVAETLAVVEQFNRLGVRAAPILGHSTRERNINRLHRRTATAGAATMLGHDNAGFAYLSSACPVDVLRGLEARRPLGVREAPCITLYTVPEQEATDGDPLLDEEYSTQRDAQGPKPQRRLCPLWNRCPRHRGARDLVDAQVWVATPAGLVHSSVPMHQHQEQLRYLELACRLSDLIIVDEADRVQMQLDTAFAPASTLVGKAPNSWFDEVAVHKFQQMARDGRLQLSARDVDDWTNAVNTVSAATDRLFALLVKDDKLRRWISVDYFSAFTLHNLLLESWFPGRKEGERPPAAARTLDGALGRFRDDPLHEQQSTGDDDEVTPLVNTFVHLALELLHAPQGARTRERLRDTLTDIVGDDSTVLADADLQARRFEFTLLLSALHSRLDFMTTLWPRVEAALNLESASNVLSRRPPKDYEAVIPESPMGNVLGFQFRHDDRERDGDRSGELRFFHCNGVGRELLMRLGELCAVDGRPGPHVLLMSATSWAGTSSRYHVHADVGAVLRPHDEEVEAVLGSEFRKEFLYWPGNDRPKPLRLSGCDPEERPQALLHMLHQLAVPDRSLPDAESMLDTELKEIDDPDRRRILLLVGSYDEARRAAEYLNQIPEWNGRVTRLVSDDADSDTVWTRLPEDAAARTLPRGDVKAFPSVGGDILVAPLLAVERGHNIVLRDGKAAIGTVYFLARPHPRPDDISLAIQSINDWAVRQLRDADGSFRQNALAAVTPDQAAAAFRSRARRQWNRFLTRRLAWSSLRDEEKAAFTWDQLVVMWQVIGRLVRGGAPARVVFVDAAFSPREAGFQDTDTPDTSLLASMREVLAPYFEDGNTAERHLAPIGKSLVRELYEPLYRALVDMG